Genomic window (Granulicella arctica):
GGCCTCGAACCGTGCCACAAACCGACTCTTCGGGCTGTAGGTAATCACCATCTCCGTCCGCGCAATCGGCTGCGCGACCTCCGCCTTCCCGGCCCGCATCACGCTCAACATCGGTCCAGCCGTGATCGGGATAAATACGTCGGCCAGAAGGCTTCCATCGACCAGCGATTTAGCCACAGCATCGGCTCCCTGCGCATGGGCATGCAGGTCAAGCTTAAGCGCAGACGCAATCGCCGCTTTGATCGGCCCGTTCAGAATTGCCGCCATCGACCCAGCCGAAGCAACCTCGAGCGCACCCAACTCCGCAGCCATCAGAGAAGCAGGTGTACCCGCCAGCACCCCACCTGCAACCAGCAAGCCGCCACGAGCAAGGAACGTCCGCCTGTTGCCAGCGTCCCGATGAATCATCGTCATCATGTCCTCCAGGCCCCGTAATACCTTGCAGGATACCCGTTACCTCGTTGCGCTATCATCTGGAGGGCCGCAATGCTGCAGATCTCCGCAGCATCACCATCTGCATCACTTCGAGCCTGACTGGCATCGAAAGAAGACATCAGCAACCGAGGCATTCCGCCCCGATAGACAGCCTGAAATGACTTGTGAAGCACAGGAGATACACAAATGGCCTTTGAACTTCCCGCACTTCCGTATGACTACGCGGCGCTTGAGCCCTACATCGATGAAGCAACCATGAAGCTTCACCACGACAAGCACCACCAGACCTACGTCACCAACCTGAATGGCGCAGTCGAGAAGTACCCCGACCTCGGCAAGAAGACCCCCGAAGAGCTCGTCAAAGACCTCGCCAGCATCCCTGAGGACGTCCGCAAGGTCGTCCAGAACAACGGCGGCGGCCACGTCAACCACACCATGTTCTGGCAGATCATGAAGCCAGGCGGCGGCGGTGAGCCTACCGGCAACATCGCCGAGCAGATCAAGGCCGACTTCGGTGACTTCGAGACCTTCAAGAAGACCTTTAACGAAACCACTGCCAAGCAGTTCGGCGCAGGTTGGGGTTGGCTCGTCTTCGCAGACGGCAAGCTGAAGATCGAAACCACCGCCAATCAGGACAATCCCATCTCCCATGGCCACTATCCCATCCTCGGCAACGACGTCTGGGAGCACGCCTACTACCTCAAGTATCAGAACAAGCGTCCCGACTACCTCGCAGCCTGGTGGAACACCGTCAACTGGGATGAGATCAACAAGCGCTTCGCCACCGCCCAGAAGTAATCTGCACCTGTCGTCACAAAAGGGCTGCCTATCTGGCAGCCCTTTCGTTTTTTACGGACAGGATGTTGTCATCCTGAGCGAAGTCGAAGGATCTGCGGTTGTCTGTTCCACCCGCCACATTCGCCGTCCATTAATAGCCGCCGGAGCCAGCCCAGGCCCATCTGCGGTAAACTAAAAGCGACGCGCATTTTCCCCCCGGCAACAACCCCAAGCGCCCAATTTAGTTTCAGCCCTCTATAGAACAGGACGTACACCCGAAGTGAGTACCCAGACGACCGCCCAAGCTATCCGCAACATCGCCATCATCGCCCACGTTGACCACGGCAAAACGACCCTCGTCGACGCCATGCTCCGCCAGTCCGGCACCTTCCGCTCGAACGAAGCTGTGGCCGAGCGCGTGATGGACTCGAACGACCTCGAAAAAGAGCGCGGCATCACCATTCTCGCCAAGAACACGGCGATTCAGTACCACGACTCCAAGATCAACATCGTCGACACCCCGGGCCACGCCGACTTCGGCGGCGAAGTAGAGCGCGCTCTCAAGATGGTCGACGGTGTAGTCCTCCTCGTCGACGCATCCGAAGGTCCCCTGCCCCAGACCCGCTACGTCCTCTCAAAGGCCCTCGAAGCCAAGCTCACCCCGATCATCGTCATCAACAAGATTGATCGCCCCGACGCCCGCTGCCAGGAGGTCCTGAACGAGGTCTATGACCTGTTCATCGATCTCGACGCCGACGAGTCCATCCTGGACTTCCCGGTCATCTACACCAACGGCAAAGCTGGCACCGCCACCATGGACCTCGCCGTCCCCGGCACCGACCTCCAGCCCCTCTTCGAGCTGATCTTCAAGACCATCCCCGCTGCCCCCGGTACCCCCGACGGTGACCTCCAGGTCCTCGTTACCAACCTCGATTACTCCGACTACCTTGGTCGCCTCGCCATCGCCCGCGTCTTCAATGGCACGCTCAAGATCGGCCAGGAAATCAACCTCGCCAAGATCGACGGCACCATGCTGCCCGTCAAGATCACGAAGCTCTTCACCTTCCATGGCCTTAAGCGCGAAGACATCACCGAGACCGAGGTCGGGGACATTGTCGCCATCGCAGGCATCCCCGGCATCACCATCGGCGAGAGCTTCTGCGCTCTCATCGACCCCAAGCCGCTGCCCCCGATCAAGATTGACGAGCCCACCATCGCCATCGTCTTCTCGGTCAACAATGGCCCCTTCGCCGGCCGCGAAGGCAAGCTCGTCACCTCCCGCAACATCAAGGAGCGTCTCGAAAAGGAGCTGCTCACCAACGTCTCGATTCGCGTCGAAGACACCGGCACCCCGGATAACTTCAAGGTCCTCGGTCGTGGCGAACTCCAGCTCTCCGTGCTCATCGAAATGATGCGCCGCGAAGGCTTCGAGATGATGGTCTCCCGCCCAACCATCGTCACCAAGCGCGTCGACGGAGCTCTCATGGAGCCCTCCGAAATCCTCAGCATCGACGTCCCCGAGAACTTCGTCGGTACCGTCATCGAGCGCCTGGGACCAAGAAAAGGCGAAATGGTCAAGATGGCGAATCACGGCTCAGGCCGCGTCCGCATGGAGTTCAAAGTCCCGTCGCGCGGCCTCATCGGTCTCCGCAACGAGATGCTCACCGAGACCCGCGGCACCATCGTCATGAACTCGATTGCCGGTGAATACCTCCCGTACCAGGGCGAGATTCCCCAGCGTCCCTCCGGCGCCCTTATCTCCGATCGCCAGGGCACCACGACAACCTACGCGCTTGACGGCGTGCAGGAGCGCGGCACCCTCTTTATCGGCGATGGCATTGAGGTGTATGAAGGCATGCTCGTTGGCGAGCACTCCCGCGACAACGACCTCGACGTCAACGCCGTCCGCGAGAAGAAACTCACCAACATGCGCGCCTCAGGTTCGGACGACGCCATTCGCCTCGTTCCCTTCAAGATTCTCACCCTCGAACAGTCCATCGAGTTCATCGCCGACGACGAACTCGTCGAGGTGACCCCGAAGTCGCTCCGCATGCGCAAGAAGGTCCTCCAGGCAAACCGTCGCCCCAAGGGCACACGTGGCGGCTCCACCCTCGAGTAACTTCCGCTTCACAAATAAAATGGCTGGACGCTTCAAGCGTCCAGCCATTTTCCTTTAGCCTCATCAAGCTACGGCATCACCGAAGCCCGCTGTCCAAGGATGTAGTCCATCCGCGCATCCCCTGCCGCAGACACCCTCTGCAGCGAAGGCCCCTGCAACTCCTCATACGTCGCAACGGCCTTCCCGTCCGCTCCCGCAGTTACCCGCACAATCTCCATCGACTGGAACTCCTTCGGAATCCGCCCGCCAAACCAGTGCTCATCCTCCCGCTGGTTCCACGTCACCATCGCCAGCACAGCGCCCGCAGGATACGCAGTATGCCCCGCAGTCCGCGCGCTATCGATAGCCGCATCGTTCCCAAAGAGCGTCGACATCGTCTGATGTGGCGCATCGATGCTCGAAGAGATGACCCGCCACTGCAGCGGCTGAATCGGCGCTCCACTCGGAATCACCGCCGTCTCGTTGAACAGCTCTGAACTCGCTGGCTTGTGCGTACATCCCACAGCGCAGCTAAGCAGCAACACTCCAAAACTCGTCACAAAATTTCTCATCGTGACACCTGCCCATCCCGCGCCACAGGCTTCGTGTACACGTAGTCGTTGTCCGCGACCGGCTTGTGGCAGCTTACGCACTCGCCCGCAAATTTCTCATCCTTGCCATACGGCTTCAGGTCCATACCCTTCCATCGTCCCCAGCCCCAGCCAGCAGTTGAGGCATACTTCGCTTTGTCCTTCACCATGAACTCAACCTGCTTGAACGACCCGGCATGCACCACGCCGTTCTCATCCGCAACCTTGTCCCACGCTATCTTGGCGAACGCTGCACCATCCGGCCACGGCTGCACCTTCTTCTCCTCGATCGCCTTGATTGCAATGTCATTCCCTGTGATCACCCGCATCGTGTGGTTGTCCCCGCGATCCGTCGTGCTGATCTCTTTCCAGTTCTTATAGTCCGGAAAGAACGCCAACCCATTCAGCGCAGGATGCACGCCCATCGTCGGCGTGCTCGCGCTCGTCCACGCGTGAAACTGTGCATCACTCGCAGCCGTAAGCGCCGCATCCTGCTTCGGTGCAGCACCAAACGGATCGAGATATGTCCGTAGCACTACCAACTCCTCCGGCGTCACCGTCGACTCGGGATGCACATGCCGATAGCTCGGCAGCGGCATCGCTCCAAGTTGCACCTGGTTCACCGCTTCGAACAGCATCGCCCGCTGCGCCTCGGGCGGCAGCTTCCCGATCTCCGAGAAATTGAGGTGCATCCGCGCCGTCTTCACGTCGTGCGCCACCAGCCAGTACGCCGGAACCACCTGGTCGAACCACGGCAGCTTTGTCTCATTCGAGTGGCAGCTATAGCAGTCCTTCCTGAGGATTGCCTTCACCGCAACCGGCGCCTGGATCTCCGCCGTAACCGGAGGGTTCTTCAAGGTCGGACGAACAAACTGTAGAACAACAAAGACGACGAAGGCTAACGCCGCCAGCTTCAAAACCCATTTCATATGTTCTCCACATGACCCTTATGCTTCTTGGACGTACTCCGAAGTTTTCAGAATCTCATGGTGACAAACAAACGACACCTTGCCAGCACGTTCTGTTCCTGCTGTCCTAACGAGCGATCGTAAACGGCACCGTGATCGTGTCCGTATGCGGAGGCAGGCAGACTCGATCATTGCACGATTGATACTTCACAAGAATCCGCAGGCCACTCGTGGCGCTTGCCTCCTTCGCAGCCTGCAGATGCAGCGTAAAGTCGGCACTCCCCTCAAAATATCCCGTAGGTTGCTGAAACAACGGGTCCGGCAACACGCGCGGCTTCGCCTCTTCTACACGGATCAAGTCCGCCGCATCACCCTCCGTCAGCGCCACCTCAGTTGCCACAGGACCACCCTGCGGCTCCTCCAGCGCATAAAGATGCCACCCGGGATCGAGCACACCCGTGATCGTCACGTTGAACTTCGCCCCCGGCTTCACCGTCTTTGGAGCAGCCTTCACATGCCACTGCACCGGAGCCTTCGGCGCAGCACTCGCCTGTGCTGCCGCAGCCACAAGCAACCCTCCCACAACGAACAACGTCCGCATCACTCGCCTTCCTTCATCGTGCTGCCGCTCACAGGGATCAACGCCGTCTGCAGAACCTGGTGCGTCACCGCGTCCTGCACCCACGCCGCAATCATCAGGTGGTCCGGCTGCATCGTCATATCCTTCGTCAGAAACTTTACCTTGCCGAAGCGATCGTTCTTCTCTTCGTAGCCATCGAGGTACACCGTCAGCGCCTTACTGATAGCTGCAGGATCAAACGACGCATCGAGACTCGCGCTTGCGGCCGGATCAACCGAAAACCCCGAATCCGCCGGCTTCGCCAGGCTCCGCACAACCATCCGATGGAACCGAATCCCGTTCTCACCGCTATAGCGGATGTCATCCTCGACCAACGCAAAATTCACAATCAGGTGAGGCTCAACCGTCGTCACAGCCACGGGCGCTGCCGGGGTCGCGAGCTTCGCCGTCTTGTCACCGGTGGCAGGCGCAGAGGCGACAGGCTTCGCCGTCAACGAAGCGCGAAGGTCCGCCAGACTGGGCAACGTCACCACTGCATGCGCCTGAACCAGTCCTTCAGAAGCCTCCGTAGCCGAGAGCTTCAACTGCACTCCCGTAGCAGTTACTGCGTCCTCATCAATCGCCTTCGCCAGACCGTCATAAAGTTCCTTACTACCTTCGCGATTTCCTCCATAGAGCGCCTGCGGCTTACCGTCGATCACATAGCTCGGCGTGTGGGTCACGTCGTAGAGGTTCGCCCGCGCCACCGAGTCAGGATTGGTAAGCGGGTCAGGATCGGGTATGTGCTGATCGAACGCCAGTGCCACGATTTCACTGCGGGGATACGCCTTGAGAAGCCCCTCGACCGCCAGATCGCCCCCAACGCAGGGCTCACAGGCTGAACCGGTAAACAACTCCAGCAGGACGGTATGTCCGTTCGCAACGGCCTTCGGCTTGGCTGGCGTAAAGGTCGCCGGGAAAAGCTGTGCATACCGCTCATCCATCGCCGCCATAAAGTCCGCATCGCTGCCGTGGCTCTTGCGATAAAGCTCCATCATCGTTTCATGGTCTGCTGGCTTCAGCGCTCCAAGCAACTGCGCTCGCTCAAAGGAGTTCAGTGCAAGCGCATCATCATGCTGAAGCACCGCCAGTCGCCCTCGCTGCGAATTCACATCGTCCACCAGCGGATCGAGCCCATAGGCCTCCGTGATGAGTGGGGCCGCCTCGTTCTGCTTGCCCTCCCGCAGATAAACATCGGCCAGTACGGCAAGCGCATCTGCGCGGGCGTTGGCGAACTGCGTATGCAACTCTGCTGGCTTCGGCGCGGGAATCTTGTACTTGACGTAATCCGCAACCATTTCTTTGTCAAAGACTGGTTCGGACAGGCTCTGCACAGCCTCTCTTGCAAGCTTCTCCGCGAGCGGCAGCGCAACTCCAGCTTTGCCGCCCTCGGCTAGTTGAAAAGCGATATATGCTTCCTGTCTCTCGAGCGCGTTGCCTGTTCCGCCCTTTTTTACCTGCAGCTTCGCCTGAGCTTCGATCTCCGCCGTGCGCTCCGGAAAGTTTTCGATCAGCACCGTCAGGATCATGCCCTCGACACGGCCTTCACTCTCGCTCTTTGGGTAGTCCTTCACAAACGCGCGCATCGCCGCGAGCCGCGCCTCCGGATCGACAGTCGCACGCGCTGCCTTGAAGGCACGCTGGTCCGCAGGAAGCTGCTTCTTCGGAGCCGGATCGGGGGATTGCGCCTGGGAGATGACGGCAGGAACGACTAGGAAAACGAGTAACCAGGACGGCCTGCGAGAGCGACTGTAACCAAGCATCGTGATGCGTACCCGTCAGTGGGATTGGGTGGACCGGTGTCGTAAGTATAGTCGCCGGTCGTGCCTCAATTGCCTCCGCTGATGATTGGAGCGTCTGCGCCATGTCGCTGCGGCACCAGCACCAACTTATTCGTGTCGAAGCCCTGCGCCGTAGCCTTTGCCTCAACCGCCGCAAGCACCTCCGGAGCCATTGCTGCCGTTCGCGACAGCACCCACAGCGTCTTGTGGTTCGGACTGCCAATCAACGTCCATTGCCCTGCCGGGTCCTCGGCAAGCACCCAGTACTTCGACGAAAACGGCCAGATGTAGCTCAGCTTAAGCTTTCCGTCGCCGGTCTTGTCCAGCGTAATCGTCGCGTTCCATGCGTCCGAACTGCCCGCCTTGATCTGGCACGAAGTTACCATGGAGAAGCGGTTCGGCTTGTCACCCGGAGCATACAGCACCATCGCATCACTCGTGCACTTCTTCTCCGGGTTACGCGGAATGCGCGCTATCTCGTACCAGGCTCCCATCGCCCGCGTGGTGTCCAGCTTAGGCAGGGCCGTAACCGTCTCGGCAGCCGCCGCACAAGCGAAAGGAAGCAGCAACCCCACCGCCATCACACCGGCACCCGCCACTCGCAACACCAACTTCACCATCCCGCCTCCTCTGTCTTTCTCCATTCGATGCATGACAAGCTTGACAGGAACATAGCCCAGCGACCCCCAAAATAGGAATATCGCCGTCCCGGAGCGTCACTGTTCGCCATACCGGTGCGTACCTGTACCGTACCTGGTACACACCTAACTCTTCTGTTTTGAAGACTTTCGTACTTAAGGTACGGGGGGGTGGATACCAACCGAAAACCTCCGAAAGGCATACGCTCTCACCACCGAAGCACCCACGGTTGGAATCGGAGACATTATTTCTTCTCGCCTGCTATAGGCTCGAAGCCGCGTTTGCTCCTGGACTCAACAGACCGAGGCGTAAAATTGCGTTTAATGGCTAATGCAACCCAGACGCATCCGCTTCAAACCGGAATCGGCAATTTCATTGCCGGCCTCAAAGAGTTGGAACGCGACCTCATCACAAAGGACAAGATTGCCGCATACATGGCCGCAATGCCTGTCCGTGCCGAGGCCTTGCAGGATTATGTCTGGTGGCGCGACAGCTTCTACACCCGCAATCTCATCTATCGCGACGACCTCTTCGAGGTTATGACCATCTGCTGGTCGCCCGGACAGAAGACCGCAATTCATACGCATAATGGCCAACTCGGCTGGATGACCGTTGCTCAGGGCGAAGTAACAACCCACGAATTCAGC
Coding sequences:
- a CDS encoding tetratricopeptide repeat protein; protein product: MLGYSRSRRPSWLLVFLVVPAVISQAQSPDPAPKKQLPADQRAFKAARATVDPEARLAAMRAFVKDYPKSESEGRVEGMILTVLIENFPERTAEIEAQAKLQVKKGGTGNALERQEAYIAFQLAEGGKAGVALPLAEKLAREAVQSLSEPVFDKEMVADYVKYKIPAPKPAELHTQFANARADALAVLADVYLREGKQNEAAPLITEAYGLDPLVDDVNSQRGRLAVLQHDDALALNSFERAQLLGALKPADHETMMELYRKSHGSDADFMAAMDERYAQLFPATFTPAKPKAVANGHTVLLELFTGSACEPCVGGDLAVEGLLKAYPRSEIVALAFDQHIPDPDPLTNPDSVARANLYDVTHTPSYVIDGKPQALYGGNREGSKELYDGLAKAIDEDAVTATGVQLKLSATEASEGLVQAHAVVTLPSLADLRASLTAKPVASAPATGDKTAKLATPAAPVAVTTVEPHLIVNFALVEDDIRYSGENGIRFHRMVVRSLAKPADSGFSVDPAASASLDASFDPAAISKALTVYLDGYEEKNDRFGKVKFLTKDMTMQPDHLMIAAWVQDAVTHQVLQTALIPVSGSTMKEGE
- a CDS encoding superoxide dismutase, encoding MAFELPALPYDYAALEPYIDEATMKLHHDKHHQTYVTNLNGAVEKYPDLGKKTPEELVKDLASIPEDVRKVVQNNGGGHVNHTMFWQIMKPGGGGEPTGNIAEQIKADFGDFETFKKTFNETTAKQFGAGWGWLVFADGKLKIETTANQDNPISHGHYPILGNDVWEHAYYLKYQNKRPDYLAAWWNTVNWDEINKRFATAQK
- a CDS encoding protein-disulfide reductase DsbD N-terminal domain-containing protein, with product MRTLFVVGGLLVAAAAQASAAPKAPVQWHVKAAPKTVKPGAKFNVTITGVLDPGWHLYALEEPQGGPVATEVALTEGDAADLIRVEEAKPRVLPDPLFQQPTGYFEGSADFTLHLQAAKEASATSGLRILVKYQSCNDRVCLPPHTDTITVPFTIAR
- a CDS encoding cytochrome P460 family protein, whose translation is MTSFGVLLLSCAVGCTHKPASSELFNETAVIPSGAPIQPLQWRVISSSIDAPHQTMSTLFGNDAAIDSARTAGHTAYPAGAVLAMVTWNQREDEHWFGGRIPKEFQSMEIVRVTAGADGKAVATYEELQGPSLQRVSAAGDARMDYILGQRASVMP
- a CDS encoding lipocalin family protein, with product MVKLVLRVAGAGVMAVGLLLPFACAAAAETVTALPKLDTTRAMGAWYEIARIPRNPEKKCTSDAMVLYAPGDKPNRFSMVTSCQIKAGSSDAWNATITLDKTGDGKLKLSYIWPFSSKYWVLAEDPAGQWTLIGSPNHKTLWVLSRTAAMAPEVLAAVEAKATAQGFDTNKLVLVPQRHGADAPIISGGN
- a CDS encoding heme-binding domain-containing protein, whose protein sequence is MKWVLKLAALAFVVFVVLQFVRPTLKNPPVTAEIQAPVAVKAILRKDCYSCHSNETKLPWFDQVVPAYWLVAHDVKTARMHLNFSEIGKLPPEAQRAMLFEAVNQVQLGAMPLPSYRHVHPESTVTPEELVVLRTYLDPFGAAPKQDAALTAASDAQFHAWTSASTPTMGVHPALNGLAFFPDYKNWKEISTTDRGDNHTMRVITGNDIAIKAIEEKKVQPWPDGAAFAKIAWDKVADENGVVHAGSFKQVEFMVKDKAKYASTAGWGWGRWKGMDLKPYGKDEKFAGECVSCHKPVADNDYVYTKPVARDGQVSR
- the typA gene encoding translational GTPase TypA translates to MSTQTTAQAIRNIAIIAHVDHGKTTLVDAMLRQSGTFRSNEAVAERVMDSNDLEKERGITILAKNTAIQYHDSKINIVDTPGHADFGGEVERALKMVDGVVLLVDASEGPLPQTRYVLSKALEAKLTPIIVINKIDRPDARCQEVLNEVYDLFIDLDADESILDFPVIYTNGKAGTATMDLAVPGTDLQPLFELIFKTIPAAPGTPDGDLQVLVTNLDYSDYLGRLAIARVFNGTLKIGQEINLAKIDGTMLPVKITKLFTFHGLKREDITETEVGDIVAIAGIPGITIGESFCALIDPKPLPPIKIDEPTIAIVFSVNNGPFAGREGKLVTSRNIKERLEKELLTNVSIRVEDTGTPDNFKVLGRGELQLSVLIEMMRREGFEMMVSRPTIVTKRVDGALMEPSEILSIDVPENFVGTVIERLGPRKGEMVKMANHGSGRVRMEFKVPSRGLIGLRNEMLTETRGTIVMNSIAGEYLPYQGEIPQRPSGALISDRQGTTTTYALDGVQERGTLFIGDGIEVYEGMLVGEHSRDNDLDVNAVREKKLTNMRASGSDDAIRLVPFKILTLEQSIEFIADDELVEVTPKSLRMRKKVLQANRRPKGTRGGSTLE
- a CDS encoding cysteine dioxygenase; amino-acid sequence: MANATQTHPLQTGIGNFIAGLKELERDLITKDKIAAYMAAMPVRAEALQDYVWWRDSFYTRNLIYRDDLFEVMTICWSPGQKTAIHTHNGQLGWMTVAQGEVTTHEFSHASCNAPENQNVVNIDCLGGATELQIDRLGSIVCAEGTGMVTVDKLQTIHQIENTGNTGCISLHVYSKPFDSCIAFDLDQQRCYRRQLSYFSKDGTPIQA